The genomic region GAGACTGCGGACACCGTCGCGCCGCAGGTACCCCTGAACGCCGCCCTCACCAACGCCGCTCTCGACACCGAACTCATCAAAGGCGCGCTCAACGGGTGCGCTGCTGAAGAACTCGTTCCACGTCGGCCCAGTCCCGTGTGTCTGCCGGTACTCATGTAGCCAGGGCGCACCGAGCTGACCGAAACGGTCGATCTCCGCATCAGACCACTTCCGCGCGGGCTCGCGCACCACCGGCGGGCGGGCATTGGCGGCGCCTGCCTGAACGGCTCGCTGCGTGGGCACCTGGCCCTTCTTGAGCAGGGCCAGTACCGCATTGGCGTCCGCGGACTGGGGATCGGGTAGCACCAATGGCTCACGTTCGGCCGAGGTGGGATTCAGCGCCTTGACCAGCAGATCCCTGTAGCCGTCGACATTTTCGGCTCCAGCTGCTCCCAGCCAGCCATCAATAGCCTCCACCGGCCGACCTCCTCGTCCCACCCAGCACAACCGCGTCGCCTATCAGGATAGGGCTGACCCAGCACGAAACGGCTCCATTCAGAGCCTCACCAAGACCCCCGAACAGCGGGGTCATCACATCAGCCGCCGTCCTTGTTGAGTAGGGCGCCGACGTCCGAGCAGTCTCTGCACTCGGCGCCCAAGCCAGGATCGAGAATTGGGTTCTCCGCCGTGTAGCGGATGCCGCACCGGGGACAGTATTCGCGGGGCCGAGCTAGCGGTATGCCGTAGCTGTCGCAGCGCGGAGTCGGAGCAGCGCGGACGTAGCCGCGCACCAGGCACACCTCGACATGGGGAGCCGATGGGTCACGGGCCGGCCGCGACGGTGCACGCCTGCGCACGCGCCGACGTTCTACTGGCGGGGCCGGTTCCGGCCGGGCGGGCAGCAGTATGTCGAGCATCTCTGGGGTGACGTCGAAGACGTTGATGGAGATCACGACTCGCCTCTAACCAGCGACCCGATCGGCGATCTGGCCGGCGATCGTGACGGCCGCCCGGTCCTCGATGTCATAGGAGCACGTCATCACATCGGCGACGACGTTGACCGCCGCGGCCAAGGCCCGCTGGCAGGTCCATCCTTCGCCGAGCTGCTGCGGCGTCACCAAGGCCAGCACCGAGCCCTCGTCGTCCACCGAGCCCACCAGCCACACCGCGTCAGCTTCCGGCGAGCGGTAGGCGTAGCGGCCCGCCCGAGCGCACGCCGCCCAGATGCCGGCCGAGTCGGTGAGAAACTCCGCCGCCTGGGCCTGCGTCGAGAACTCGATCACGCCCTGGTGGACCAGGTGCTCAAAATCCGCACCCTCTTCGCGCAGGCTCTGCACCCGCACGGCCGTCCAACCCGCGTCGCTGTAGACGTGCTCTTGTCCCACGCTGCTCACCGACAAACACTGCGTGGGGTTGGTGCGGCCGCCGTCCTCGACCAGCGTGCTCTGAGTAACGGCAGCCACCATGCCCTCAGCGCCCATCGCGGCGTTGATCTCGGCGGGACTGAGCAGAAACGACTGCAACGCCACCGCTTCCCGCGCCCCCTCGCCGGGTCTACCGTCCCCGGACACAGTGACACTGCACCCTGCCACCGCGGCGACAGCGACCAAAGCCCCGGCGCGCAGCAGCACGTTCATGAGCCCAGCAGGGTCACGTAGTCGTGCGCGCCGAACTCCAGGTGATGGGTGTGCCCCAGGTCGTCCACGAGCACCAGCAGCGGCCGCCCAGCGAGAGGCACACCCTGCCCGTCAGGGGTGACGCCGACGGCCGCGGTGGCCGCCAGACCGTCCACCGTGCCGGTGATCTCACCGAACCGCACGCGCACCCCGCGGTACGCCGCATCGGAGAGGTCACGCACCAGCACCCGCGCCTTGGAGACAGCGCCGGAACCCATCATCATGGAGCCCCCGCGCCGCTTCCGCTGGCGCTGGCGCCCGGGACGGGATTCTCATTCGGTTGCATCGGGTTTCGCCCTTCACTCATTGCAGGACTTTGAATGCGTCGAGGAACGCCCATCCGCCGCCGGCGCCCGCACTGCCCGCCGCGACCAATACGGCCGCAGTCCAGATCAGCCTCTGGACACGGCGCAGCAGCCGCAGCAGCGACAGCGCGCCAAGCACTCCCACCGCGCCCAGTGCCACCATCAGCATCGGGCTGGACTCGATGCCGGCGCCCTCCAGCAGATCGGTCATCGACACGCTTTCCTCCTGAAATATGTTTCTGTGCAAGTGTTTTTGCACCCGACAGCAGGGGCGGGTGCCCGGCGGCTCACATACAGCGTCAAGCAGGTGCGGCAGGGGTGCCGATGGAGATTTCGTAGTGGGCGGCCAGCGTAGTCAGCACCGAACACGGAGCGCTGATGGTGCACTCGGCAAGGACGGTGCCCTCCCACTCACCGGCC from Mycobacterium sp. MS1601 harbors:
- a CDS encoding sensor domain-containing protein, whose translation is MNVLLRAGALVAVAAVAGCSVTVSGDGRPGEGAREAVALQSFLLSPAEINAAMGAEGMVAAVTQSTLVEDGGRTNPTQCLSVSSVGQEHVYSDAGWTAVRVQSLREEGADFEHLVHQGVIEFSTQAQAAEFLTDSAGIWAACARAGRYAYRSPEADAVWLVGSVDDEGSVLALVTPQQLGEGWTCQRALAAAVNVVADVMTCSYDIEDRAAVTIAGQIADRVAG